From Allofrancisella guangzhouensis, a single genomic window includes:
- a CDS encoding response regulator, producing the protein MRLLLAEDDLNLGEGLLEALQKEGFNVNLVSDGEAAQTFIESGLYDITILDIGLPIKTGLEVLKSVRGRGIKTPILLLTARDGLEDRVKGLDFGADDYMTKPFELKELVARVKAISRRIDVRSGKSVNEEIRFGEYSFNPSSETVTKDGVIIPVSKKELALLSILVQNAGRVVPKTQLLEEVYSTDKEMDTNTLEVHMHNLRKKIDVPNFIQTIRGVGYFVQKDKVIK; encoded by the coding sequence ATGAGATTACTATTAGCAGAAGATGATTTAAACTTAGGTGAAGGCTTACTGGAAGCTTTACAGAAAGAGGGTTTTAATGTGAACTTGGTTTCTGATGGTGAAGCTGCTCAGACTTTCATAGAATCTGGTTTGTACGATATAACCATACTCGATATTGGTTTACCAATTAAAACAGGTTTAGAAGTTTTAAAAAGCGTAAGAGGTAGAGGAATTAAAACACCTATACTTTTACTTACAGCTAGAGATGGTTTAGAAGATAGAGTCAAAGGCTTGGATTTTGGAGCGGATGATTATATGACTAAACCTTTTGAGTTGAAGGAATTAGTCGCTAGAGTTAAAGCTATCTCTCGTAGGATAGATGTTAGATCTGGTAAAAGTGTCAATGAAGAAATTAGGTTTGGCGAGTATAGTTTTAACCCTAGCTCAGAGACAGTTACAAAAGACGGTGTAATCATTCCTGTTTCTAAGAAAGAGTTAGCATTACTGTCTATATTAGTGCAAAATGCTGGTCGAGTTGTTCCAAAAACGCAACTTTTAGAAGAAGTTTATTCAACTGATAAAGAGATGGATACTAACACTTTAGAAGTGCATATGCATAACCTTAGAAAGAAAATTGATGTACCTAATTTTATTCAGACAATAAGAGGCGTTGGTTATTTTGTACAAAAGGACAAAGTAATTAAATAA
- a CDS encoding CDP-alcohol phosphatidyltransferase family protein has product MQNLQKIYAWLVHLFTSLGAVFGIFAIIFSIEAAKANVLGDIELYYYNMRLSLFSIIASVFIDSVDGSFARLVDIKKIAPLDGALLDNIIDFTTYSIVPCVWIYVTDTVSHEWLLAIISIITISSSYQFCQPNAKTNDHFFVGFPSYWNVIIMYMLCFQSPRWINEIIIIILAIFSFVPIKYIYLSRTEHISDSKIVKTFTFLFTMLAAIATFIAVLIYPIKTPSLLIAIIISFSIFYIAFSFKLNFKILKTN; this is encoded by the coding sequence ATGCAAAATTTACAAAAAATATATGCTTGGTTAGTACATCTTTTCACCTCACTAGGTGCTGTGTTTGGAATATTTGCAATTATATTCTCAATAGAAGCAGCAAAAGCAAACGTTTTAGGAGATATAGAATTATACTATTATAATATGAGACTATCTTTATTCAGCATCATAGCATCAGTCTTCATTGATTCTGTTGATGGCAGCTTTGCCCGCCTTGTTGATATAAAAAAAATCGCACCTCTAGATGGGGCACTTTTAGATAACATAATTGACTTTACTACTTACTCTATAGTTCCATGTGTTTGGATATACGTTACAGACACCGTAAGTCATGAATGGTTATTGGCTATAATAAGTATCATAACTATTTCCTCGTCATATCAATTCTGTCAACCAAATGCTAAAACTAATGATCATTTCTTCGTCGGGTTTCCTAGCTATTGGAATGTTATTATCATGTATATGCTTTGTTTTCAATCACCTCGATGGATTAATGAAATAATCATAATAATCTTAGCAATTTTCTCTTTTGTACCTATAAAATACATTTATTTATCAAGAACGGAACATATTAGTGATAGCAAAATAGTCAAAACATTTACATTTCTGTTTACCATGCTTGCTGCCATAGCAACTTTTATAGCTGTGTTAATATACCCAATAAAAACTCCAAGCTTACTAATTGCTATAATAATTTCCTTTAGTATCTTCTATATAGCTTTTAGTTTCAAACTAAACTTTAAAATTCTAAAAACTAACTAG
- the rnc gene encoding ribonuclease III, with protein MIPDYSRLYRILGYSFKDHTILTRALTHRSKTKKNYERLEFLGDSILGFVIAESLYYKFPKFTEGELTQIRSKLVKGATLSKLALDYKIDEFVILGGSESGSQRREKILEDVFEAVIGAIYLDSDFANVKTIILSWYAAIFSKLDTDTVRVKDNKSRLQEILLQSSMSLPKYEIIAVFGKDHEQIFEVGVIVQELNLETKAQDTSRKKAEQKAAGGMIELLKNQGLHEKK; from the coding sequence ATGATTCCTGATTATTCTAGGCTTTACCGAATATTGGGTTATTCTTTCAAAGATCATACGATTTTGACTAGGGCATTAACACACCGAAGTAAAACAAAAAAAAATTACGAGCGTTTAGAGTTTTTAGGTGATTCAATATTAGGTTTTGTGATAGCAGAGTCGTTATATTATAAATTCCCTAAATTCACAGAGGGTGAACTTACTCAAATTCGCTCAAAACTTGTTAAAGGTGCTACGTTATCAAAATTAGCTCTAGATTATAAAATAGATGAGTTTGTTATATTAGGTGGTAGCGAAAGTGGTTCACAAAGACGAGAAAAAATCTTAGAGGATGTCTTTGAGGCTGTAATTGGAGCAATTTATTTAGATAGTGATTTTGCTAATGTAAAAACAATTATACTTAGTTGGTATGCTGCTATTTTTTCTAAATTAGATACAGATACTGTAAGGGTAAAAGATAATAAATCTAGACTCCAAGAGATACTATTACAAAGTTCTATGAGTCTCCCAAAGTATGAAATAATTGCGGTCTTTGGTAAAGATCATGAGCAAATCTTTGAAGTTGGTGTAATCGTACAAGAGTTAAATCTCGAAACTAAAGCACAAGATACCTCTAGAAAAAAAGCTGAACAAAAAGCAGCTGGTGGAATGATAGAGTTATTAAAAAATCAGGGTTTACATGAAAAAAAATAA
- the lepB gene encoding signal peptidase I translates to MEYFLSLGFTFWLLFLTLASGIIYLVDYVFFQKIRLASYRNQLQTLNKKQKRQFYKDHGLKAPFIADQARSLFSVFLIVFILRTFFIGNFLIPTASMTPTLPVGDFIFVNKTAYGIRAPFTNKVLINTGHPKRGDIVVFHFPVNPDVDYVKRIIGLPGDVISYKDKALNINGKQLDYTNCNKDVVNYYNQSLSNSSGDIVCEENLGDIAHKVDWIKSIKSQNFENLKVPEGYYFVMGDNRDNSQDSRYWGFVPEKDLVGKAKLVWMSWDKVDKKIRWNEIGKVF, encoded by the coding sequence ATGGAATACTTCTTAAGTCTAGGCTTTACTTTTTGGTTGCTGTTTCTAACTTTAGCAAGTGGTATAATTTATTTAGTAGATTATGTTTTTTTTCAAAAAATAAGGCTAGCTTCATATAGAAATCAGCTTCAAACTCTTAATAAGAAACAAAAACGACAGTTCTATAAAGATCATGGCTTAAAAGCTCCTTTTATAGCTGATCAAGCTAGATCTCTGTTTAGTGTGTTTTTGATAGTTTTTATATTAAGAACATTCTTTATAGGTAATTTTCTAATTCCTACAGCATCTATGACTCCTACATTACCAGTAGGAGATTTTATTTTTGTAAATAAAACAGCATATGGTATCAGAGCACCATTTACTAATAAGGTCTTAATAAATACAGGTCATCCCAAAAGAGGAGATATTGTAGTTTTCCATTTTCCAGTAAACCCTGATGTTGATTATGTAAAGCGAATCATTGGTTTACCTGGAGACGTTATTTCTTATAAAGATAAAGCTTTAAACATAAATGGTAAGCAGCTTGATTATACTAATTGTAATAAAGATGTTGTTAATTACTATAACCAATCACTTTCTAACAGTAGTGGTGATATAGTCTGTGAGGAGAATTTAGGAGATATTGCTCATAAAGTGGATTGGATAAAATCAATTAAATCCCAAAATTTTGAGAATCTTAAGGTTCCAGAAGGTTATTATTTTGTTATGGGTGATAATAGAGATAATAGTCAGGATAGTCGATATTGGGGATTTGTGCCAGAAAAAGATTTGGTTGGTAAGGCTAAACTTGTTTGGATGAGCTGGGATAAGGTTGACAAAAAGATTCGGTGGAACGAAATAGGAAAGGTTTTTTAG
- a CDS encoding transposase, translating to MALIVDNAGWHTSRNLKIPENITLIPLPAYSPELNSMEQVWQWIKRHFLSNMCFKSYGEIVDKLQQAWNAFSNNTKLVKSMCTRNWNVCLNL from the coding sequence GTGGCATTGATAGTAGATAATGCTGGTTGGCACACATCTAGAAACCTAAAAATACCAGAGAACATAACTTTGATACCATTACCTGCATATTCTCCTGAGCTAAACTCAATGGAGCAGGTATGGCAATGGATAAAGAGACATTTCCTTTCGAATATGTGCTTTAAAAGCTATGGTGAAATAGTTGATAAATTACAGCAAGCTTGGAACGCTTTCTCAAATAATACTAAACTCGTTAAATCTATGTGTACTAGAAATTGGAATGTATGTCTTAATTTATAG
- the ppk2 gene encoding polyphosphate kinase 2 gives MEVLSQTERQKLFLENIFPYKHKIPRKIYEKQKYHLQIELLKLQRWVKENNKKVLIIFEGRDAAGKGGTIKRVMEHLNPRGAKVVALEKPTEKERNQWYFQRYIKYLPSGGEIILFDRSWYNRAGVERVMGFCTEREYFSFLEQVPMLEKMLVDSGTIIIKFWFSVSQQEQKNRFIAREAHPLKQWKLSPIDKASLDKWEDYTEAKERMFIYTDKPYAPWVIVKSDDKKRARLNAIRYILNTIDYDNKSLEVAIPPDPLIVGSSAKIYK, from the coding sequence ATGGAAGTTTTAAGCCAAACAGAACGCCAAAAGCTTTTTTTGGAAAATATTTTTCCATATAAGCATAAAATACCTCGCAAAATTTATGAAAAGCAAAAGTATCATTTGCAAATAGAATTACTAAAACTTCAAAGGTGGGTAAAAGAAAATAATAAAAAAGTTCTAATTATTTTTGAAGGCAGAGATGCTGCTGGTAAAGGTGGAACTATCAAAAGAGTGATGGAACATTTAAACCCTCGTGGTGCAAAAGTTGTGGCTCTTGAAAAGCCTACTGAAAAAGAACGAAACCAATGGTATTTCCAAAGATATATTAAATATCTACCATCTGGTGGCGAAATAATTTTATTTGATAGATCATGGTATAATCGTGCTGGTGTAGAAAGAGTTATGGGATTTTGTACAGAGAGAGAGTATTTCTCTTTTTTAGAACAAGTTCCTATGCTTGAAAAGATGTTAGTTGATAGCGGCACTATTATTATTAAATTTTGGTTCTCTGTAAGCCAGCAAGAACAAAAAAATAGATTTATTGCTAGAGAAGCACATCCTTTAAAACAATGGAAACTTAGTCCTATCGATAAAGCATCTTTAGATAAATGGGAAGATTATACAGAGGCCAAAGAAAGGATGTTTATATATACTGATAAGCCGTATGCTCCATGGGTCATAGTCAAGTCAGATGACAAAAAAAGAGCTCGATTAAATGCTATTAGATACATTCTTAACACTATCGATTATGACAATAAATCATTAGAAGTAGCTATACCTCCAGATCCTTTAATTGTCGGATCTTCTGCAAAAATATACAAATAG
- the rdgB gene encoding RdgB/HAM1 family non-canonical purine NTP pyrophosphatase gives MKEIVLASNNKGKIREFKEILSKLNINVLPQSEFNVPDTEETGLSFIENAILKARNCCKYTGLPSIADDSGLKVFALNGEPGIYSARYAGQHSNDLANIEKLLGKLKNSSDTNARFVCAIAYLKHATDPTPMISLGTLDGKIISQPIGAQGFGYDSIFLLPKLQKTLAQITIQEKNLYSHRAKALNNFLSNLKNDNDT, from the coding sequence ATGAAAGAAATAGTACTTGCATCAAACAATAAAGGAAAAATCAGAGAGTTTAAAGAAATACTATCAAAACTAAATATAAATGTGTTACCACAATCCGAATTTAACGTACCAGATACTGAAGAAACAGGCTTAAGCTTTATAGAAAATGCTATACTTAAAGCTCGTAATTGCTGTAAATACACTGGACTACCATCAATCGCTGATGATTCTGGTTTAAAAGTTTTTGCACTTAATGGTGAACCTGGTATATATTCTGCTAGATACGCCGGACAGCATAGCAATGATTTGGCAAATATTGAGAAATTACTAGGAAAGTTAAAAAACTCAAGCGACACTAATGCAAGGTTTGTATGTGCTATTGCTTATCTAAAGCATGCTACTGATCCTACCCCAATGATATCTTTAGGTACACTAGATGGTAAAATTATAAGTCAGCCAATTGGGGCTCAAGGTTTTGGGTATGATTCTATTTTTTTATTACCAAAACTACAAAAAACCCTAGCTCAAATAACTATACAAGAGAAAAATCTATATAGCCATAGAGCAAAAGCTTTAAATAATTTCCTCAGCAACCTAAAAAATGATAATGATACTTAA
- a CDS encoding polyprenyl synthetase family protein, which produces MKEKDKLGDFNKFALEIFTSLKCISDTLIEAIKYSFFSGGKRVRAQFVYAIGEAFEVANQDCHKLAFAIEAIHTYSLIHDDLPAMDNDTIRRGKPTCHIRFNEATAILAGDALQALAFQIIQTIDVKNLSTLKKINTHLAQFCGLGGMVAGQQLDIEGENKLLTLDQLECIHIHKTAKMFSASILLPYFLSTNNDNAIEKVLDELSLLIGLCFQVKDDILDVTKTTRELGKTCAKDIDANKSTYVSLIGLERATNYLDEKKALMFSLINQLKAKNINCNNIEKLINLVIDRNY; this is translated from the coding sequence ATGAAAGAAAAAGATAAATTAGGGGATTTCAATAAATTTGCTCTAGAAATATTTACAAGTCTCAAATGTATCTCTGACACTCTAATTGAGGCAATAAAATATAGCTTCTTTAGTGGAGGTAAAAGAGTACGTGCTCAATTCGTTTACGCAATTGGCGAGGCTTTTGAGGTTGCTAACCAAGACTGTCATAAATTAGCTTTTGCAATCGAAGCTATACATACATACTCTCTAATTCACGATGATCTACCTGCTATGGATAATGACACCATACGTAGGGGTAAACCCACATGCCATATTAGGTTTAATGAAGCCACTGCAATTTTAGCCGGAGATGCTTTGCAAGCTTTAGCTTTCCAAATAATCCAGACTATTGATGTTAAGAACTTATCTACCTTAAAAAAAATAAATACCCATTTAGCACAATTTTGTGGGCTTGGAGGTATGGTAGCTGGTCAACAACTTGACATAGAAGGTGAAAATAAGCTCCTAACTCTAGATCAATTAGAGTGTATCCATATCCATAAGACTGCAAAAATGTTTAGCGCTAGCATTTTATTGCCTTATTTTCTTTCAACCAACAACGATAATGCTATAGAAAAAGTATTAGATGAGTTATCCCTACTTATTGGACTATGTTTTCAAGTCAAGGATGATATTCTTGATGTAACCAAAACTACTAGAGAATTAGGAAAAACCTGTGCAAAAGATATAGATGCCAACAAATCAACCTACGTTTCATTAATCGGCTTAGAAAGAGCTACAAATTACTTAGATGAAAAAAAAGCTTTAATGTTTTCTTTAATAAACCAACTTAAAGCTAAAAATATAAATTGCAATAATATAGAAAAACTTATAAATCTAGTTATAGATAGAAACTATTAG
- the trxB gene encoding thioredoxin-disulfide reductase, producing the protein MANHHKLIILGSGPAGYTAAIYAARANLNPVIITGMQPGGQLTTTTDVDNWPGEPDGIMGPDLMEKLQKQAERFNTQITYDTINSVNLQDRPFKLVGELGKYTCDALIIATGATAKYLGLESEEKFMGKGVSACATCDGFFYKNKDVAVIGGGNTAVEETLFLSNIAKSVTLIHRRNTLKSEKILIDKLMEKSKNGNVNIVWDTTLEEVCGTDMGVDSLKIKNVKTKEESKIKVEGVFIAIGHTPNTSIFTGQIEMENGYIKVKSGLAGDATQTNIKGVFAAGDVADHIYKQAVTSAGTGCMAALDAEKYLDRLLIRV; encoded by the coding sequence ATGGCAAACCATCATAAATTAATCATCTTAGGATCTGGTCCTGCTGGCTATACTGCAGCAATATATGCAGCTCGTGCAAACTTAAACCCGGTAATAATCACAGGTATGCAACCAGGTGGTCAACTTACAACCACCACAGATGTAGATAACTGGCCAGGTGAGCCTGATGGTATTATGGGTCCTGATCTAATGGAAAAACTTCAAAAGCAAGCAGAAAGGTTTAATACCCAAATAACTTATGACACAATAAACTCTGTAAATCTACAAGATAGACCTTTCAAACTAGTTGGTGAACTAGGAAAATATACTTGCGATGCTTTGATTATCGCTACTGGGGCTACAGCTAAATATTTGGGGCTAGAATCAGAAGAAAAATTTATGGGTAAAGGTGTTTCAGCTTGTGCTACTTGTGATGGTTTTTTCTATAAAAATAAAGATGTAGCCGTAATTGGTGGTGGTAACACTGCTGTGGAAGAAACTCTTTTCTTATCAAATATCGCTAAATCTGTGACTTTAATCCACCGTAGAAATACACTTAAATCTGAAAAAATCCTTATCGATAAACTAATGGAAAAATCCAAAAATGGAAATGTTAATATAGTCTGGGACACAACCTTAGAAGAGGTTTGTGGTACAGATATGGGAGTTGATTCTTTAAAGATAAAAAACGTCAAAACAAAAGAAGAATCAAAAATCAAAGTAGAGGGTGTATTTATTGCTATTGGTCATACTCCAAACACCAGTATTTTTACTGGTCAAATTGAGATGGAAAATGGCTATATCAAAGTTAAATCTGGCTTAGCTGGTGATGCTACTCAAACAAACATCAAAGGCGTATTTGCAGCTGGTGATGTAGCTGACCATATTTATAAGCAAGCTGTAACTTCTGCTGGTACTGGCTGTATGGCTGCTTTGGATGCTGAAAAATACCTGGATAGGTTATTAATAAGAGTATAA
- the proC gene encoding pyrroline-5-carboxylate reductase encodes MRICFLGGGNMAKAMISGLVKSSFNPKNITVIDRNIDKLEALYSEYMIEISKPLSEAIAESEVIILAIKPQQMGELIKSIKNYVSSSHLIISVAAGIQVAIYAKLFGKDIALARAIPNTPSSLGYGATGIYFNDSVDAKQKNIVINIMSSMGITVVVDTEYKIDVIAACASSGPAYYLQFMEYMIESAVKNGLARSQASILVLQTCLGTAHMALNSGDSIEILRESITSKKGITSEALKIFEESNLRGIVDKAIKANIKRSKELTNEFDGIL; translated from the coding sequence ATTAGAATATGTTTTCTTGGCGGTGGTAATATGGCTAAAGCGATGATCTCTGGTTTAGTTAAAAGTAGTTTTAACCCTAAAAACATAACTGTTATTGATAGGAATATTGACAAGCTAGAAGCCTTATATAGTGAATATATGATAGAAATATCAAAGCCATTAAGTGAAGCTATAGCTGAAAGTGAAGTTATTATTTTGGCTATTAAACCGCAACAGATGGGTGAACTCATTAAAAGTATTAAGAATTATGTAAGCAGCTCTCATTTAATAATTAGTGTTGCTGCTGGTATCCAGGTTGCTATTTATGCTAAATTATTTGGTAAAGACATTGCCCTTGCTAGAGCAATACCAAACACGCCAAGTAGCTTAGGTTATGGAGCTACAGGGATATACTTTAACGATAGTGTAGATGCTAAGCAAAAAAATATAGTGATAAATATAATGTCAAGTATGGGCATAACAGTGGTGGTAGACACGGAATATAAAATCGATGTTATAGCAGCATGCGCCAGTTCTGGTCCAGCTTATTATTTGCAGTTTATGGAGTACATGATTGAATCTGCTGTTAAAAATGGGCTAGCAAGAAGCCAGGCTAGTATATTAGTTCTACAAACTTGTTTAGGTACTGCACATATGGCATTAAACAGTGGTGATAGTATAGAAATCTTGAGAGAGAGTATAACATCTAAGAAAGGTATTACATCAGAAGCTTTAAAAATTTTTGAAGAGTCAAATTTAAGGGGGATAGTAGATAAAGCTATTAAAGCTAATATAAAAAGGTCAAAAGAGTTAACGAATGAATTTGACGGAATTTTATAG
- a CDS encoding IS30 family transposase: MAHRHLTLSDRYYIENLLKLGYLEAAIANKIGFSKTAVINELKRNKVGKSYSAEIAHKLYCSRRKSNNHKLTNEVKKLIIALLKKKISPELICGRLKHEGIAKLSFKAVYNFIQRHNLKQLLFFKGRRYKYKKEGSSNQGKIKDRVNISQRPKAANDRKELYHFEGDTIVGKDHKGAILTMVDRVSRFTILGKAKDRTASSINQILYRASNGNKITTATFDNGKEFAKHKNLSNKTGIKVFFADAYSPWQRGTNENMNRYIRQFIPKGTDFSNISHQYLRKLQIDLNNRPKKCLNYLTPNEVHFGISINIETTI; encoded by the coding sequence ATGGCACATAGACATTTAACTCTTTCAGATAGATATTATATAGAAAATTTACTTAAATTAGGATACTTAGAAGCAGCAATAGCTAATAAAATAGGATTTAGTAAAACAGCTGTTATAAATGAACTTAAAAGGAATAAAGTAGGTAAAAGTTATTCTGCAGAGATAGCCCATAAGTTGTATTGTAGTCGTAGAAAGTCAAATAATCATAAACTTACTAATGAAGTTAAAAAGCTGATAATAGCTTTACTCAAAAAGAAAATATCACCGGAGTTAATTTGTGGTAGATTAAAGCATGAAGGTATAGCTAAGCTAAGTTTTAAAGCTGTTTATAACTTTATACAAAGACATAACCTTAAACAGTTATTATTCTTCAAAGGTAGGCGTTACAAATACAAAAAAGAAGGCTCCTCAAATCAAGGTAAGATAAAGGATAGAGTCAACATATCACAAAGGCCTAAAGCAGCTAATGATAGAAAAGAGCTGTATCATTTTGAAGGTGATACTATAGTCGGTAAAGATCATAAAGGAGCTATTTTGACTATGGTAGATAGAGTTAGTAGATTCACAATTCTAGGCAAAGCTAAAGATAGAACAGCTAGTTCAATTAACCAAATTTTATACAGAGCATCAAATGGTAATAAAATTACCACAGCTACTTTTGATAATGGTAAAGAGTTTGCTAAACACAAAAATTTATCAAATAAAACTGGTATTAAAGTATTCTTTGCAGATGCATATAGTCCATGGCAAAGAGGTACAAATGAAAACATGAATAGGTATATCAGACAATTTATTCCTAAAGGTACTGATTTTAGTAATATCTCTCATCAGTATCTTAGAAAGTTGCAAATTGACTTGAATAATAGACCTAAAAAATGTTTAAATTATTTAACACCTAATGAGGTACATTTCGGAATCAGTATAAACATTGAGACTACAATCTAG
- the waaA gene encoding lipid IV(A) 3-deoxy-D-manno-octulosonic acid transferase — MDYLKKVTYRFLAYVYSSLFIAYIPILYIKKLKRSFKNVNYRQRWAERFAATKIRLNDCIWIHSVSVGETLSAEPLVRKLILAHPSEKFVITTTTPTGSDVVKRLYGNCHNVYHMYIPYDVQPFINSFFAKLNPKFFIIIETEIWPNILHKCFDNNVPVVITNARLSKRSMRNYTKIPFGKEFLFSKISHINAQTEKDAKRFISLGVPKEKLTITGNLKYNLITPESLQKNMAVLKKSLANRPIWVAGSTHQGEEEIIFKAHSEILKLKPECLLIIVPRHKERFSKVEKLIVKHNFSYQKRSISKDSIQKQTQVYLGDTMGELMHLYYISDITFVGGSLTNTGGHNLLEPAALAKPIISGNSLFNFSQISRDLTKNNALIIINNSDELVNKIIGLFDNTQILSTMSRNSYNTFKAHSNVLEKQYDLIIKFL; from the coding sequence TTGGACTACTTAAAAAAAGTTACATATAGATTCCTAGCATATGTATATTCTAGCTTATTTATAGCCTATATTCCTATTTTATATATCAAAAAACTAAAACGAAGCTTCAAAAATGTTAATTATAGACAACGTTGGGCTGAAAGATTTGCTGCAACAAAAATCCGATTAAATGATTGTATTTGGATACATTCCGTTTCAGTTGGTGAAACGTTATCTGCAGAACCATTAGTGAGAAAGCTTATTTTAGCACACCCGAGTGAAAAATTTGTTATAACAACTACGACGCCTACTGGTAGCGATGTAGTAAAACGATTATATGGTAATTGCCACAACGTGTACCATATGTACATACCATATGATGTACAGCCTTTTATAAATAGCTTCTTTGCAAAGCTTAACCCTAAGTTTTTTATAATAATCGAAACAGAAATATGGCCAAATATCCTACACAAATGTTTTGATAACAATGTCCCTGTAGTCATAACAAATGCTAGGCTTTCTAAAAGGTCGATGCGTAACTATACAAAAATTCCATTTGGCAAAGAATTCTTATTCAGTAAAATATCTCATATAAATGCCCAAACTGAAAAAGATGCAAAACGTTTTATATCTTTAGGCGTTCCTAAAGAAAAACTTACAATAACTGGCAATCTCAAATATAATCTAATAACTCCAGAAAGTTTGCAAAAAAACATGGCGGTTTTGAAGAAAAGCTTAGCCAATCGTCCAATTTGGGTTGCAGGGAGTACTCATCAAGGTGAAGAAGAGATTATATTTAAAGCTCATTCAGAAATTTTAAAACTAAAACCAGAATGTTTGCTAATAATAGTACCAAGACATAAAGAAAGATTCTCAAAAGTCGAAAAACTTATAGTCAAACATAACTTTTCATATCAAAAGAGAAGCATTTCAAAAGACTCCATACAAAAACAAACTCAAGTTTACCTTGGAGACACTATGGGAGAGCTTATGCATCTTTACTACATTTCTGATATAACTTTTGTTGGTGGTAGTTTAACTAATACAGGTGGACATAACCTACTCGAACCAGCTGCCTTAGCAAAACCTATTATTAGTGGTAACAGTCTTTTTAATTTTAGCCAAATATCAAGAGATTTGACTAAAAATAATGCTTTGATTATTATAAATAATTCTGATGAGCTTGTTAATAAAATAATTGGACTTTTTGATAATACACAAATTCTAAGCACCATGTCAAGAAATTCATATAACACTTTTAAAGCCCATAGTAATGTTCTAGAAAAACAATACGACTTGATAATCAAATTTTTATGA
- a CDS encoding RING finger protein, with the protein MSNYKILELSEYKTYSNEKCVICMNECTKNNKVCEAVCGHRFHVKCIEKWLFNETNCPSCRGTCTSPLTGYHYSVRLPGGYMDQNTLKVWFKNVIDNVNPGFFDLFNQPSINMTGTFTVSKIKKAINDATNDYLRWRRNRGLINFFWHSGNTGINRANDFNNIIQRCNDTNPKNVFLHICDTIRDYPRNRHSYTSFILNSIKKMEPIGHYMENHDYTSGGSNVETAREYLLNTGLWHIAQRRLTPEEFKLTKG; encoded by the coding sequence ATGTCTAATTACAAAATATTAGAACTATCAGAATACAAAACTTACAGTAATGAAAAATGTGTTATTTGTATGAATGAGTGTACAAAAAATAATAAAGTATGCGAAGCTGTATGTGGACATAGATTTCATGTAAAATGTATAGAGAAATGGTTATTTAATGAGACTAATTGTCCAAGTTGCAGAGGGACTTGTACCTCACCATTAACCGGATACCACTACAGTGTCAGACTCCCTGGAGGTTATATGGATCAAAACACTCTAAAGGTATGGTTTAAAAACGTTATCGACAATGTTAATCCTGGTTTTTTTGATTTATTCAATCAACCAAGTATAAATATGACTGGAACGTTCACAGTTAGCAAAATAAAAAAAGCTATTAATGATGCTACTAATGACTACTTAAGGTGGCGTAGGAATAGAGGACTTATAAATTTCTTCTGGCATAGTGGTAATACAGGAATTAATAGAGCAAATGACTTTAATAATATAATCCAGAGATGCAATGATACCAATCCTAAAAACGTATTTTTGCATATTTGTGATACTATTAGAGATTATCCTCGCAATAGACATTCTTATACTTCATTTATTTTAAACAGCATCAAAAAAATGGAGCCTATAGGTCATTACATGGAAAATCATGACTACACATCCGGAGGATCAAATGTAGAAACTGCACGTGAATATTTACTTAATACTGGATTATGGCATATAGCCCAACGCCGTTTAACACCCGAAGAGTTTAAGCTAACAAAAGGCTAG